TTCAGCTGTTGGATAGCTTCACGGTGAACGCTGCCCACTATGCAGCGGTGCTAAACCCATCTGATGAGTTGTGGAATCGATACCCAGAATCTCTCAAATATCATTTGGAGATGCTTCACTTCATACGCGTCACGCAAGGCCGACCTCTCCTGTTGGCTGCAGTTCAGAGGTTCAAGGATCAACCTCAACAATTGGAGAAGGTCCTTAAGACCGTGTTGAACTGGTCTGTACGGTTGCTGATCTCGGGGCGCCTTGGTAGCGGGTCGCTGGAAGAGAAGTATGGCGAAGTTGCGCGCGCCCTCAACAAGGGTGAGATTAAAACTATCGCGGAGATGACCGAGAAGTTCAGTCCTTACGTTCCAACAGACGCGCAATTCGAAGCAGCGTTCGCCACCGCTGACGTGTCAAAGGCCTACCTGGCGAAGTACTACTTGATAACACTCGAGCAACATGTCCGGACCCCGAATCAGAAGGATGATCCGCATTGGGATGTTTCAAAACGTGGTGGCGTCAACCTAGAACATATATTACCCAAAAGCCTGAAAGAGGCGCGCAAGCCTCTTGGAGAATGGGTATTCAGGTTGGGCAATATCGTTCTTATGCAAGCTAGCAAGAACGCACAGTTGGGCTCTGCGGACTACTCACCGAGGAAGAGTGAAGCATTGTCGGCTTCAGACTTTGTTCTGACCCAGGAAGCCGGCGGGAAGAAGCACTGGGGCCCTGACGAGATTTCTGAGCGGCAAAGTAGGCTGGCGAAACTCGCAGTCTCGGTATGGCCCATCCGAGTTGGCGGAAAATGAGTTGCCAGGGGGCTGAAGAATGGCATTTTCACCTTATGTAGTTCACCGCTCCATTAGATTAGTTAATGAGTGAGATGGCCTGTTCGCGCCAACTATCGTCAAGGGGCGTTCTTCGAAGGGGTAGAATCAAGTCATATGCTGAAACCCCGTAAGGGCAATCGCGCTGATGATGTGCTTCCTGCAATGCCCATGGATACTGCGGTGCAACTACTACGTGCAAACGTCAGCAAACGGATGCGAGTTACTTTCACGGACGGTGTGACGCAGTTGATAGACATCGATTGGGTGGACGATGAAGGGTTCGGCCATAGCGGCGCCAATGGTACTGACCCCAAGGCATACTGGACACGCTTCGAGGGCATTGCGCACCTCGAACCTGCCTCCGATGCGGATAGCTGTTGATATATCGTCATACCGTAATCCATCCAGAGTTGCTGGAGATGGGGACCGCCATTCGCTGCAATCCAGCTACAATCCATTACGCCGAACGATTGGCGTTTTTCGCGTACTTCGAGTGCCGTCCGTGCTCCGCAAGTACTTGAAATTACGTATGAACGCGGATTCGATTCCTACCGCGCTCACCAACCTTATCCCTACCTTCTCAGGGCGAAACTATTTCTCACATTGCGGCAGCACTGGGACGGTCACGCCTGAGTTCTGAGTTTTCGTTCCGTGTATCGACTCTGACTACCCATGTTGCCGTTTAGCTTGTAGTCACTAGGACTTCCTGTCAATCATGAAATCATCATATAATGACACTTCTTGACTTCATGCATCATCTGTTGTAAACCGTCTGGACGAAAACACCTGGGGGGACCTATGAAGATCGACTTCATCGCGCTACGCGAACTGAAGATGAAGCTGAAAGCTCCGTTCGAAACCAGCTTCGGGACGACATTCGAACGACGGGTGCTTCTGGTCGAGGTCGGCGCGGATGGTCTCAGGGGCTGGGCCGAAATCACCACCCAGGAGGAACCGTTCTATAACGCGGAGACCACCGAGACGGCGTGGCATATCTTCTCCGATTACATCGTTCCAATGACACTCGGCAAAACCGTCGATCATGCGTCGGAGATTCCCGGTCTCGTATCCGCCATTCGCGGCAATGAGATGGCTCGCGCAGGGCTCGAGAACGCGCTTTGGGACATCGAGGCGCAGGAACTGGGGATGCCTCTCAGCAAGTTGCTCGGCGGCACTCGCACGGAAATCGCCTCCGGCGTCTCCCTTGGCATCCAGTCGGACACTGCAGTCCTGTTAAACAATATCGAGAAAGAACTCGCGGCCGGATACCAGCGCATCAAGCTGAAGATCAAGCCCGGCATGGATATCGAGGTCGTCCGCCGAGTGCGCGCGCAGTTCCCCGACACTCTCCTCATGGTCGACGCAAACTCTGCGTACCGCCCAGCAGACGCGCCGCTACTGCAGCAACTCGATGAATTCAACCTGATGATGATCGAGCAGCCTCTCAATTGGGACGACATTTACCTGCACGCGCAGTTGCAGCGGGCGGTGAAGACTCCAATCTGCCTCGACGAGTGCATTCACAACTCTCGCCACGCGCGCGCGGCGATCGAGTTGGGCGCTTGTCGCGTTATCAATATCAAGCTGGGACGCGTCAGTGGCCACTCAGAAGCACGAGCCGTACACGATGTCTGTCTCGACAACTCAATTCCTGTGTGGTGTGGCGGGATGCTGGAATCGGGCATCGGCCGCGCCCACAACGTTGCCATGTCCTCCTTGCCGGGGTTCGTCCTTCCCGGAGATGTTTCGGCGAGTGCGCGCTACTGGGAAGAGGACATCATCGAACCGGAAGTGGTCGTGAGTTCGCGCGGCACGATTGCCGTCCCTCAGATTTCCGGCCTGGGATTTGCCGTTTGTCGTGAGCGCATTCAGCAATTCACAGTTCGCGAACGCACATGGCGCGCAACTGCTGCATTCGCCGCCGGAGTTAGGCCCGAGGCGCGCTGAGCGCTTTTGAGGGGGCACCGCGACGTTGCCAAATCAGGTACACGGGAACCCCGGTAATCACGAGTACCAGTCCGACCAAGGCCCGCCGGGGTTCCGCGACGACCGTATTCAACACGAGCGCCGCAGCCGCGATCACGAATAGCAACGGCGTAAAGGGATAGCCGGGAACACGGTACGGACGCGGAGTATCCGGTTCGCGCCGTCGGTAAACAAATACCGCCGCCGCGCCGAGACCATAAAAGATCCAGCCAGTGAAGACAACGTACGTGAGCAACTGTTCAAACGTGCCGCTCGCCGCCAGCACGGCAGCCCAGGCCGATCCTGCCACAACCGCGAGTGCGGGCGTACGAAACCGCGGATGGACCTCCGCCAGTTTCCGGAAAAAAACCCCATCGTTCGCCATCGCGTAATACACGCGCGGCGAGGTGAGCGTCAGGCCATTTGCCGCACTGAAGATAGAAACGAGAATCGCAACCGCGATCAGCTTGCCAAAGAACGGCCCCAGCACAACGCGTATCGCCTCGGCCGCGACGCTGTTCGACGCCGCCGCACCCGCGCTTCCCAGGGCGGTGACATAGCCTAAATTGGCGACGACATAGATGACAATCAACGAGATCGAGCCAACGAGGAACGCGCGCGGGAAGCTGCGCTGCGGGTCTACCGTTTCTCCGGCGCTGAACGTGCAATACTGCCACCCCTCATAGGCCCACAGAACACTGATCATCGCCAGTCCGAACCCGGACATCAGCGACCCACCCGTCTCAAGCACCGGTTCAGAAGGCACGCTTCTATGCGACAAGAGCAGTACCGCCGACATTGCGAGAATCGCAACGACCTTGATTGCCGTCGCCACGTTCTGGAGGTTTGCGCTCTTGCGAGTGCCAAGCACATTGACTGCGGCAACCACGCCGATCATGCCAACCGCGATCAGTTTGGCTTCAAAGGCCGTCAGCAACACGATTTGTCCAAGGTAAGTGCCGAACGCAACCGCGAGCGTTGCAACCGACCCGCTACTGATCATGAAGAACAGTGCCCAGCCGTAAATGAATGCCATCGGCCGTCCGAACGTGTCGCGAATGTAGACGTACAGGCCGCCAGCCTGCGGTTTCATGGCGCCAAGTTCGCCGTAGGTCAGCGCTCCCAACAGCGACAACACGCCGCCGACGATCCACACCAGCAGGGCGAGGCCGACGTGTTGCTGCACATCACGCAGGACAGGTCCGGGCACAAGGAAAATTCCCGAGCCGATGACAGTTCCAACAATCAGCAGGACGAGATCGCGAAACGTGAGCGTTCGTGGCAGCGATGTATTCATTCAGTTTAGAGAGCCGGGGATCCGGCTGACACCCCACAAAGGAACTGCCATATTAGTGCAAAGAGATAAAAAACGCGCCCGTTGCTTTCACAACGAGCGCGATAGGGGGAGAGTATTTCAGGCAACGTGCAACTTGGACAGATATCCAGGGTCGAGGTCCAATCCTAGACCCGGAGCCTGCGGCATGATTACGTTGCCATCCTTCACCGTAAAGCCACCGATCACCGGGTCGTCCACCAGGAACAAAAATGCATCGAGGTCGGCGTACACAATTGTCTTCTGCGAGCAGACCAGGTGGGCCGCCGCTGTCAGACCCAGCTTCGTTTCGTCCATGCAACCAACCATGCACTGCAGGTTAGCGGCTTCCGCAACGCTGGCGATTCGTGCTCCGTGCAGAATCCCGCCGGATTTCATGAGCTTGATATTGATCATGTCGATGGCTCCCCGCCGCACGCCTTCAACTGCGTCGTGCTCCACGTGGACACTCTCGTCGGCCATGACCGGGATGGGCGCATTGTCGCGAACGAACTTCATTCCTTCCCAATCCCACGAGGCGACGGGCTGTTCTGCAAACTGAACCCGGTATTTCTCAATCTGCCGAAGTGAGCGCACGGCATCGGCAGGGGTCCACCCCTGGTTGGCGTCAACGCGAATATTGATATCGGGCCCGACTGCTTCGCGGACCGCGCGAAGTCTCGCCGTGTCCATCTCCGGCGACTCACCTACCTTCAACTTCACCGTCTTGAAGCCGTCGCGCACCACCTGTCGCGCCGACTCAGCCATCACCTCCGGTGGTTCCAGAAAAACCGTCTTGTCGGTATCGAACTGGCTCCTGAAGCGTCCCAGCATGCAGCAAACCGGCTGTCCGGTGAGTTTTCCGCAGATGTCCCACACCGCCATTTCAAGCGCAGCTTTGGAACTAGGATTAGCCGGGGCAAAGGCATCCATGTCCGATACCAGACGTGCTATCTCGAACGGGTCGCGGCCCTTGAGCTTTTCGCCCAGCGCCTTTGCCATCACCACGGCCGATTGCTGCGTCTCGGCCGTGATCGGCGTGAACGGCGATCCTTCGCCGTAACCAACGACGCCATCTTCTGTCCGCACCCGGACGAAAAAGCCTTCCGAAGTCTCTTCGTTGCCCAGTGAGATCCTAATGACGGTTTTCGTCTTGATGGTGTATGGAAAGACCTCGACATCGCGAATGCGAGTCGCGCGCACAGGGATCTTCACCTTTTCCTGCGTCGCCGCCATGACCTGCGACACACGGCCGAGAAACCCGCCGGAAACAGCGGCACAGCCTAACGTCTTCAGAAAACCCTTTCGTGACATGTTCATAGGTTCTCCTTCACGACTCAGACAACAGCGCTGCGATGAGTACCTCTCCTCCGTTAGTACTTCAAGCTCAGGTTCAGCAGATTCCAGAACAACGCGTACCAGGCGAATCCGACGCATGCCAGTGCAATTACCGCGTCGCCGAGTTTGCTCCACAACCAGCGGCCAGGAGTGCTCCACGACCGAAGCGCGTTGTAAATCGCCACCAGGGTTCCAATCACGCCAAGCCATCCGCACAACTGGATCAGGCGCAACCAGCCGTTGTAGCTGGGACTCATCATCCCGATGTCCTTCATCGCCATCGAGAAGAAGGTGACAAACCCAAGGACCATTGCGAGGTCCAGAATACAAACGAGTCGAACCAGCAGACGCATCTGACGATCGCGAGCGCCAATCTCGAGTTTGCGTCCGTAATGCCGCCGAATGAGCGCGCCCACGGGCCAGAACACGAGTGTCAGCACAAACACGGAAAGAGATGCGACGATAATGAAAGTGTTCAGGGAACCTGTCTCATACCAGTGGTCCTTCTCGAACACCATGAACGGAAAATCAATGGCCATGATCTGCCGGTCCGAATCCTGATCGTGCTTGAACCCAAGCATGTCCTGCCCGTCGACTTCGCGGAAAACCATCGGCGCAATTTCGCGGAACTTCTGCGGCTGGCCATTCAGATCCTTCATTCCGCTTGCGCTGATGGTTCCATCCGAATTGACAGTTACTTTCGTCTGACCGATCGCGTTGAGAACCCAAAACAGTGTGGTATCACCGCGACGCGAAACGATGTAGCTGCCTGCCACCTTTTCTGCATCGGCCTTGGCGGTCGCGAGCGCCGGCTGGTCTGGTACCTGGTATGGGAAGTACCGATCGAGGAAAGCATGGAATAACGCTTCCCGAGGCCTGTTTTCTCCTTTGCCGGCACTGTTGTAGGAAATGAAGAATCCAACGTTGGCGTCCGGAATGAGATGCAGGTCCGAGTGAAAATTCTCCGTGTCGCCACCATGGCCAATAATGCGATGGCCGTTGCGCGTCTCTTCGTAGAATCCCAGGCACATGCCAGGCAACTGGGGCAGGTTCTGGAATGCCACTGAATGCATGAGCTTCGCAGTCTCGGGTTTCAGTATCTGCGCTCCTTCATATTGCCCGTCCTGCAGGTGAGCGATCATGAAGTGCGACATGTCCATGGCAGTGGTGGACACACTTCCCGCCGGAAACGCCTGCACGACTTCGAACGGCTTCGCTTTTCCGGAACCCAACCTGTAGCCCTTCGACATCATTGGCGCCAGAGCCGCGGGCAACGGCTGACGGAACGTGGTGTCTTTCATCCCCAGTGGATTGAAGATGTGCTGCTCGACGTAGTCGTCGAACGGCTGTCCCGACACGCGCTGCACGATGTATCCGGCCAGCGTGGTGGCGTAATTCGAGTAGGCAGGGAGAGTCCCCGGCGCGAATATCCGGTTCGGCAGGTGCGCTTTTACGTACTGGTCCAGCGGTACCAGGTCCTTGACATCGGAAATGAACAACTGCTGCACCGTCTCTTCGAACCCCGAGGTGTGAGTCATGATGTTGCGCAAGGTGATCGGCTTTCCATCGCGCGGCGGAATCTTGAAATCGAGATAGTCGTTTACATCACGATCCAGGTCGAGTTTCCCCTGCTCGACCAGTTGCATCACCGCCGTCCAGGTAAACAGCTTCGAGATGGAACCCGGGCGGAAGAGTGTGCCGTCCGCCGACACGGGGGTCTTCTTCGCCACATCGGCATACCCGTATCCCTTCGCGAACAGGACCTTGCCATCCTTCACCACCAGCACCACCGCACCCGCGATGTCCTCGCGCTGCAACTGCAGGGGCACTATGCCGTCGAGAAAAGCGCCCAGGTCGCTTGCTGTCAATTCGTGAGTTCCCGACGATGGCTCCGGGGCAGGCGCCGTTTCTGCGGCTTTTTTTGTCGCGGGTACTGACGGCTTCGGCCCTTGCGCCGATGCCGGATCTTGCGCCATCAGAGCAAACGTAATCACGAGGGCGACGATCAGCGACTTTATCAAGCACGGTTTCACTGGGATGGGAATGATGCGCACGGATGAATCCTCCTGCCGGAAATGAACGGCCGGGAACCTGCTGCCGTCTTCTCGGCTTAAATTTGCCTTCCGCCGGGATTCCGTCCGGCGAACTAGCGCAGTTAGGGTTGCAAAACAACAAGGGCCGGATGGGATGACGGTTTACATCACATGATGCAGAATGTCAAGCATTGTCATCAAATAGTGCAATTTTCATTGACAACAGTTTCGGCTGCACGTAAAAGTGTCCGCAATCCTCGCCAGTACTGCATTGGAGCGCACCGTGAAATTAGCACGACTCGTTGGGATCGTACTGTTTTTTTCATCGATATCCATTGCGCAGCAGAGCCAGCCAGACACGGCGAAGCTCCAAGGCATCGACAGCTTCGCCAACCAACTTCTGACTGAATGGAAAGTGCCCGGGCTGGGTATCGGCATCGTTCACGATGGCACGGTAGTACTGGAGAAAGGCTACGGATACAGGGATCTCGAACAAAAACTGCCGTTCACGGCGAGGACGCTCTTTCCTGTTGGATCGACGAGCAAATCCTTCACCGCCCTCGCGCTGGCCATCCTGAAGGACCAGAAAAAATTGGATTGGGATGATCGCGTTCGCCAGTACCTGCCCTCCTACGAACTCGCCGACCCTGTCGCGAGCGAACGTATGACTATTCGCGACCTGCTGCTGCACCGCTCCGGCCTGGCGCGTAATGACATGCTCTGGTACAGCTCGGATTTCACCCGCAAGCAGATCTTTGATCGCCTCAAATACCTCGAGATGGGAAAGGGATTCCGCAATCGTTTCGACTACAACAACCTCGGGTACATGACCGCGGGCTATCTCGCGGGAGAAGTCGCTGGCTCCAACTGGGAGCAACTGGTTCGCACGAGCATTCTCGACCCGCTGCAAATGACCTCTACTAATTTCAGCGATGCCGATTCCGCGAAGTCGCCAGATTACGCGCTGCCCTACGATGAGGTGGACGGCAAGGTTGAGCGCATTCCATTTGCCTCTACCGCGGCCATCGGACCCGCCGGCAGCGTTCACTCCAGCATCGACGAAATGATGCATTACGCGGAAATGCTGCTCTCCGGCGGCAAGTACAACGGCAAACAGATCGTCTCCGAAGCCAACCTGAAAACGATCCAGTCGCCGCAGATTGTGATGGGAGCGCCGTCGCCTTATCCCGAACTGAGCGACCCGGTCTATGGCATGGGATGGGTCATACAGACGTATCGCGGGCATCACTACATTTGGCACAACGGCGGCATCGACGGCTTCTATACCCTTTTGGCCCTGCTGCCCGACGACCACCTCGGGGTAGTTGTCTTCACCAATCGTCTGGACCGCGCCGCCGCGGAGGTCCTTGCGAGAAACGTTTTCGACCGCGTGTTGGGAATGCCACCTGTCGATTGGGACAGCCGCTTCCGCGAAACTGCCGCTAAAGTCACAGAGGCCGAAAATGCAGAACGCAAGAAGATCGCCGATGAGCGCAAGCCCGGCACCCAACCTTCTCACCCTCTAAAGGACTACACCGGAACGTATACGCATCCGGCCTACGGAACCGTAGCGGTAAGCATTGAGGGCGACCACCTCAGGATTGCCCTGAACCGGTTGTCCGCGCCACTGGAGCACTTTAACTATGACGTCTTCATCGTCCCACAGTCGCAGCGAACATTGGGCGATTTGATGGTTCGTTTCCAGACCGCCACATCCGGTGAAATCGATAGTGTCGCGCTCCCCTTGGAGGAAGACATCCACGACATCGTTTTCAAGCGCGCGAAACCCGCCAAGTAGAGTTGCGGGCAAAAACCGGGGAAGTGGTGAGCACCGCCCAGAATCCGCAAAATTCATTAAATGATGATTTATGTTGACTACACGCAACAGTTGATGTAAACAGCTTGGCCAAGCTGATAGTCCCGCTATCGGCAGAGCGTGACCCGGCAAGTTCTCAGGGGACCCCATCAGGTGTGGCGCCTTGCCGCAACGCAAGCGCTGGAGGAATTATGAAAAGCAATCCGTCGGTTCCTGCGTTCCTGGGACATCGCAACGTCAGCGCGCGGGGTTGGCCGCTTTGCCTGGCCCTGGCGCTCTCACTCCTTCTAATTGCGCCCTTGGCGTATGCGCAAACCACATCGACGATCCAGGGCACCGTCACCGATGAACAGGGCGCCGCCATCGTCGGAGCCCAGGTCACGATCGCCGAGCCATCATTAGGTGTCTCGCGACAGGCGACAACCGACTCGACAGGTCTCTACCGCGTAGCCGGTCTTCCCCCCGGCAACTATTCCGTGACCATTGGCAAGAGCGGATTTTCTTCGCAGAAGTCGTCGGACCTGGAGCTATTGGTCAACCGCACCGTGGCATTGAACGTCACTTTGCGCGTCGCCACGGTAGCCAGTGAAACGACCGTTCAGGCTGCAGCACCTTTGCTAGAACCGACCGCATCGTCAACCGGCGGCACCATCACTCCGACACAGATTTCAAGCATGCCCATCAACGGGCGCGACTACCTCGACCTGATGCAGTTGGTGCCCGGCGTGACCATCAACAAGCAAAACGCGACTGCCAAAAGCGCGAGCCAATACGATGCATCCAGTGACTCAACCACTCCCGTAATGGGCGAGCGCGCCGGAAACACGCTGTTTCTCATCGATGGAATGCCGAATACCGACGAGGTGAGCGGCGGCGCTGCATCACAGTTCAACGAAGACTCCATTCTCGAGTTCCAGGTGATCACTGCGGGCTACAAGGCGGAGTTCGGTCACGGGTCCGGGGGAGTCATCAACGTGATCAGCAAGAGCGGTACGAATCAATGGCACGGTGGCGCTTCGTTCTTCCACCGTAATTACAAGCTCGATACGTCGAATACCAAGGCGAGCAATGCTCCCTTCCTGCTGCGTTGGGATCCTGCCATACAGTTTGGCGGTCCCATCAAGAAGGACAAAATTTTCTTCTACGGATCGGCGGAACGCATTCGCGAGAGCCGGCAGCTGAACTTCGTCTATCCGAACGGCACCCCGGACTTCATCATCGCCCAGCAGGAACAGTACGATTTCCGTAACCAGACGTACGATACCCGGCTGCGCGGGAAACTGGACGAGCAGCTTGGAAACCACCGTTTGACGCAGCAAGTCAACTGGACCAACACACAGATCACCAATTATCTTCCACTCTCCGACTACACCAGCACGCCATCGCAACGTTACAACCTCGACGCACGCCACCTGATCCTCGGATT
This window of the Terriglobia bacterium genome carries:
- a CDS encoding dipeptide epimerase, whose amino-acid sequence is MNMSRKGFLKTLGCAAVSGGFLGRVSQVMAATQEKVKIPVRATRIRDVEVFPYTIKTKTVIRISLGNEETSEGFFVRVRTEDGVVGYGEGSPFTPITAETQQSAVVMAKALGEKLKGRDPFEIARLVSDMDAFAPANPSSKAALEMAVWDICGKLTGQPVCCMLGRFRSQFDTDKTVFLEPPEVMAESARQVVRDGFKTVKLKVGESPEMDTARLRAVREAVGPDINIRVDANQGWTPADAVRSLRQIEKYRVQFAEQPVASWDWEGMKFVRDNAPIPVMADESVHVEHDAVEGVRRGAIDMINIKLMKSGGILHGARIASVAEAANLQCMVGCMDETKLGLTAAAHLVCSQKTIVYADLDAFLFLVDDPVIGGFTVKDGNVIMPQAPGLGLDLDPGYLSKLHVA
- a CDS encoding serine hydrolase, which codes for MKLARLVGIVLFFSSISIAQQSQPDTAKLQGIDSFANQLLTEWKVPGLGIGIVHDGTVVLEKGYGYRDLEQKLPFTARTLFPVGSTSKSFTALALAILKDQKKLDWDDRVRQYLPSYELADPVASERMTIRDLLLHRSGLARNDMLWYSSDFTRKQIFDRLKYLEMGKGFRNRFDYNNLGYMTAGYLAGEVAGSNWEQLVRTSILDPLQMTSTNFSDADSAKSPDYALPYDEVDGKVERIPFASTAAIGPAGSVHSSIDEMMHYAEMLLSGGKYNGKQIVSEANLKTIQSPQIVMGAPSPYPELSDPVYGMGWVIQTYRGHHYIWHNGGIDGFYTLLALLPDDHLGVVVFTNRLDRAAAEVLARNVFDRVLGMPPVDWDSRFRETAAKVTEAENAERKKIADERKPGTQPSHPLKDYTGTYTHPAYGTVAVSIEGDHLRIALNRLSAPLEHFNYDVFIVPQSQRTLGDLMVRFQTATSGEIDSVALPLEEDIHDIVFKRAKPAK
- a CDS encoding serine hydrolase domain-containing protein; this translates as MRIIPIPVKPCLIKSLIVALVITFALMAQDPASAQGPKPSVPATKKAAETAPAPEPSSGTHELTASDLGAFLDGIVPLQLQREDIAGAVVLVVKDGKVLFAKGYGYADVAKKTPVSADGTLFRPGSISKLFTWTAVMQLVEQGKLDLDRDVNDYLDFKIPPRDGKPITLRNIMTHTSGFEETVQQLFISDVKDLVPLDQYVKAHLPNRIFAPGTLPAYSNYATTLAGYIVQRVSGQPFDDYVEQHIFNPLGMKDTTFRQPLPAALAPMMSKGYRLGSGKAKPFEVVQAFPAGSVSTTAMDMSHFMIAHLQDGQYEGAQILKPETAKLMHSVAFQNLPQLPGMCLGFYEETRNGHRIIGHGGDTENFHSDLHLIPDANVGFFISYNSAGKGENRPREALFHAFLDRYFPYQVPDQPALATAKADAEKVAGSYIVSRRGDTTLFWVLNAIGQTKVTVNSDGTISASGMKDLNGQPQKFREIAPMVFREVDGQDMLGFKHDQDSDRQIMAIDFPFMVFEKDHWYETGSLNTFIIVASLSVFVLTLVFWPVGALIRRHYGRKLEIGARDRQMRLLVRLVCILDLAMVLGFVTFFSMAMKDIGMMSPSYNGWLRLIQLCGWLGVIGTLVAIYNALRSWSTPGRWLWSKLGDAVIALACVGFAWYALFWNLLNLSLKY
- a CDS encoding amino acid permease, producing the protein MNTSLPRTLTFRDLVLLIVGTVIGSGIFLVPGPVLRDVQQHVGLALLVWIVGGVLSLLGALTYGELGAMKPQAGGLYVYIRDTFGRPMAFIYGWALFFMISSGSVATLAVAFGTYLGQIVLLTAFEAKLIAVGMIGVVAAVNVLGTRKSANLQNVATAIKVVAILAMSAVLLLSHRSVPSEPVLETGGSLMSGFGLAMISVLWAYEGWQYCTFSAGETVDPQRSFPRAFLVGSISLIVIYVVANLGYVTALGSAGAAASNSVAAEAIRVVLGPFFGKLIAVAILVSIFSAANGLTLTSPRVYYAMANDGVFFRKLAEVHPRFRTPALAVVAGSAWAAVLAASGTFEQLLTYVVFTGWIFYGLGAAAVFVYRRREPDTPRPYRVPGYPFTPLLFVIAAAALVLNTVVAEPRRALVGLVLVITGVPVYLIWQRRGAPSKALSAPRA
- the menC gene encoding o-succinylbenzoate synthase, whose product is MKIDFIALRELKMKLKAPFETSFGTTFERRVLLVEVGADGLRGWAEITTQEEPFYNAETTETAWHIFSDYIVPMTLGKTVDHASEIPGLVSAIRGNEMARAGLENALWDIEAQELGMPLSKLLGGTRTEIASGVSLGIQSDTAVLLNNIEKELAAGYQRIKLKIKPGMDIEVVRRVRAQFPDTLLMVDANSAYRPADAPLLQQLDEFNLMMIEQPLNWDDIYLHAQLQRAVKTPICLDECIHNSRHARAAIELGACRVINIKLGRVSGHSEARAVHDVCLDNSIPVWCGGMLESGIGRAHNVAMSSLPGFVLPGDVSASARYWEEDIIEPEVVVSSRGTIAVPQISGLGFAVCRERIQQFTVRERTWRATAAFAAGVRPEAR
- a CDS encoding HNH endonuclease family protein; translated protein: QLLDSFTVNAAHYAAVLNPSDELWNRYPESLKYHLEMLHFIRVTQGRPLLLAAVQRFKDQPQQLEKVLKTVLNWSVRLLISGRLGSGSLEEKYGEVARALNKGEIKTIAEMTEKFSPYVPTDAQFEAAFATADVSKAYLAKYYLITLEQHVRTPNQKDDPHWDVSKRGGVNLEHILPKSLKEARKPLGEWVFRLGNIVLMQASKNAQLGSADYSPRKSEALSASDFVLTQEAGGKKHWGPDEISERQSRLAKLAVSVWPIRVGGK